The Calypte anna isolate BGI_N300 chromosome 23, bCalAnn1_v1.p, whole genome shotgun sequence genome contains the following window.
TCCTGCAAATGTTCAGGTGCTacagagcatccctgctctctccagctGAGTCTCGGGGGGGATCCATGGCCTCAGAGCCCCCATCCCAAGCATCCTGCAGacaagaggagaaggagaggtgggagcaggaggcaTTGAGATAACATTTAATGGCCCTGATGGGCTCACGTGCTCTGGTCCAATGAATTTCCTGGTGGGTTGAGGTTGGCCAAGGGGACatcacccccaccccaaaaaaaaacccccgaCATCTCCCCACCCCAACCCTGCTGAAATAAAGTGCTGCAGGGGCTGGTGGGGCATCCCCCACCCTGCATCCCCCATCCTGCAGTTTCTGTTGGGCCCCCAAGCGAGGGCTCCTCCAGCAAAGCCACCAGGAGAAGGGTTTGTAAGGCCAGGAGCATCCATGGGGAAGCTGTCAGGAGGCAGCCAggagcccagcccaggcagtgctccccagggagcaggaggttggCACCTCTCCTGGAGCATCTGGGTcccccagacccctcctggaCGTGGGGTTTTGGGGTCACCACTGGGTTCCAGGTGCCAGGCTGAAGGATTGCGACGTCATGGTCCCCAAGGGTGTTGGGGACATCAGACCTGTGtgccctgctccatccccactGCCCAGGAGCAGGGTCGGGGCTCTCCCCGGCTCGGGGGGTCACTGGGTTCCAGCAGGAGGTCCGAGGACTCCCCAGTGCTCTCCAGTTTGGTGTAACCCACCAGGCTGATGTGGTCCAGTCGGGGCCAACTCCGGTTCTTACGGTCCTTGATGGgggccaccagcagcaccccgGGACGGCCCAGATCCAGGGATTTGGAGTGTCCTGGGGTGTGGAGCAGCCCATCCATGCTCAGCTCCACCCCCGGCTCTGTGCCCAGGCAGCTACCATCCATGTTGATGATGACGTGGCCACCgtggccaccaccaccaccacggGCCTGGCCACGGggcaagatgctgctgctgccagcgGGGAGCCACGGGGCTTTGATGGGGGGCCGGGAGGGGTCCCCTTCCTGCCTCTTGCCCACCCCTCGCCCCGCCGCGTCCAGCAAGCAGTTGTTGAGTTTGATGACGGGAAGGGTCAGGGCACCCACGGccgaggagaggctgaggttgAGCTCTGGGGAAGCTGCggaggggaggctgaggagggaggtggtgggagatgctgctggtggctgctggaggagctcagCCCTGGTCTGGAGCTTGTTGGGGCCGTAGATGTCCGACCATTTGCTGCCGGGGCTGGCgaggggctggcaggagagaTCCACCTGGTAACAACCCTCCAGGCACTCAGCAGTGGCCTTGGGGACAGGGGGGTGGCCGTCCCCATCCTCGGGGAGGGTCCCCTCGGGCAGGGTCCCCTCGGCCACGGAGCTGAGCCCCTTCTCCATCAGCCTGCGGGTCTCCATGTCCCTGTTCTCGTAGAGCATGGTGTTGGcacagatgaagatgaagagcCCGATGCCCATGATCACGGGGCCGATCAGCTTCAGCTTCTCCCCGTGGGGCAGGTGCCGTCTGACCGACACctccctcctcacctccccccCGGCGCTGCTGTTCCCCGCCCCGTTCCCACCTCCCGACCCCCGGGGGTGGGGCCAGTAGCCCACCACGGCGATGGTCATGCCCACCAGGACCACCGAGATGCCC
Protein-coding sequences here:
- the TMEM200B gene encoding transmembrane protein 200B: MTAEAKGPPEKGADPKVPPAPSRRRGRRLKLRSPPEPQLRGKLRMRSPSGAFVLVGISVVLVGMTIAVVGYWPHPRGSGGGNGAGNSSAGGEVRREVSVRRHLPHGEKLKLIGPVIMGIGLFIFICANTMLYENRDMETRRLMEKGLSSVAEGTLPEGTLPEDGDGHPPVPKATAECLEGCYQVDLSCQPLASPGSKWSDIYGPNKLQTRAELLQQPPAASPTTSLLSLPSAASPELNLSLSSAVGALTLPVIKLNNCLLDAAGRGVGKRQEGDPSRPPIKAPWLPAGSSSILPRGQARGGGGGHGGHVIINMDGSCLGTEPGVELSMDGLLHTPGHSKSLDLGRPGVLLVAPIKDRKNRSWPRLDHISLVGYTKLESTGESSDLLLEPSDPPSRGEPRPCSWAVGMEQGTQV